In a single window of the Rhodanobacter sp. LX-99 genome:
- the tagF gene encoding type VI secretion system-associated protein TagF, with translation MPNPAAGFFGKLPSAGDFVQRRLPPSFVDAWDRHFENAVAESRSVLGGGWHEAYHASPVWRFLLASGACGESAWAGIMGPGVDRVGRCFPMVIAAPIGADVASCTRALTEGGDWFDAAEQVHGTSQVDAAISVDLFDEQVAALAGPLDVSQPPVPEFLRGIDWNAASHWRLPLPTGAAAASFLGGLWTHLAAAPGRWCLWWTAGGERVPASVLVTNGLPQPTAYAGFLDASRSVAPWQSLGMFEGATPRRHAMPEAATSLIDVAASPSPSSSSSVSAPSAAWLPDDLELLSDLGVVSAASTLAAPVVHVAVGVVAEAPAAGVAVLHRPDGALTLVAAEAGHPDRRQQAVAAVSAIAHDLSGAELAAGMQVLRAQIMALNPRLRQASEDLIDPVLEDCAVIAAHVAVGQVGLLRIGTAAAWHWRRGRLQPFFANSSTPPAVSAGGDDDFDDLLFSRVALSAPGLGATAQPTCGEVLCAVEAGDRLLLMATQPLLQLSPDILARSLAMPSCGDARLHIATAAGLGTDAARWPLAIIEIDA, from the coding sequence ATGCCGAATCCCGCCGCCGGCTTTTTCGGAAAGCTGCCCAGTGCCGGGGATTTCGTGCAACGACGCTTGCCGCCGAGTTTCGTCGACGCGTGGGATCGCCATTTCGAGAACGCGGTAGCGGAGAGCCGGAGCGTACTGGGGGGCGGCTGGCATGAGGCCTATCACGCCAGTCCGGTGTGGCGCTTCCTGCTCGCCTCGGGGGCCTGCGGTGAATCGGCCTGGGCCGGGATCATGGGGCCAGGCGTGGACCGGGTCGGCCGCTGCTTTCCGATGGTCATCGCCGCTCCCATCGGCGCCGATGTCGCGTCCTGCACCCGTGCACTGACCGAGGGCGGCGACTGGTTCGATGCCGCCGAGCAGGTGCATGGCACCTCCCAGGTCGACGCCGCGATCAGCGTGGACCTGTTCGACGAGCAGGTTGCCGCGCTGGCTGGCCCGCTCGACGTGTCGCAGCCGCCGGTGCCGGAATTTCTGCGCGGCATCGACTGGAATGCGGCGAGCCACTGGCGCCTGCCGCTGCCGACCGGCGCCGCTGCCGCTTCGTTCCTTGGTGGCTTGTGGACGCACCTGGCTGCCGCGCCGGGCCGCTGGTGCCTGTGGTGGACGGCCGGTGGCGAACGGGTGCCGGCGAGCGTGCTGGTCACCAACGGCTTGCCGCAACCGACGGCGTATGCGGGATTTCTCGACGCCAGCCGCAGTGTCGCGCCGTGGCAGTCGCTGGGGATGTTCGAAGGCGCCACGCCGCGCCGGCATGCGATGCCGGAAGCGGCCACCAGCCTGATCGACGTGGCCGCATCGCCATCGCCATCGTCATCGTCATCGGTGTCTGCGCCATCTGCGGCATGGCTGCCGGACGACCTCGAACTGCTGTCCGACCTTGGCGTGGTATCGGCGGCGTCGACGCTGGCGGCGCCGGTCGTGCACGTCGCCGTGGGCGTGGTGGCGGAGGCGCCTGCTGCCGGCGTGGCGGTGTTGCACCGGCCGGATGGTGCGTTGACCCTGGTGGCGGCCGAGGCGGGCCATCCCGACCGGCGGCAGCAGGCGGTCGCCGCCGTGTCCGCGATTGCCCATGACCTGTCCGGCGCCGAACTGGCTGCCGGCATGCAGGTGCTGCGCGCGCAGATCATGGCGCTGAATCCGCGACTGCGGCAGGCCAGCGAGGACCTGATCGACCCGGTGCTGGAGGATTGCGCGGTGATCGCCGCACACGTTGCCGTCGGCCAGGTCGGCCTGCTGCGGATCGGCACGGCGGCGGCCTGGCATTGGCGACGGGGGCGGCTGCAGCCATTTTTCGCCAACAGCAGCACGCCGCCAGCCGTCAGTGCGGGCGGCGATGACGATTTCGACGACCTGCTGTTCAGCCGGGTAGCGCTGAGCGCACCCGGACTCGGCGCCACGGCGCAGCCGACTTGCGGCGAGGTTCTGTGCGCCGTCGAAGCCGGCGACCGCCTGCTGCTGATGGCCACCCAACCACTGCTGCAGCTTTCGCCCGACATCCTTGCCCGCAGCCTTGCGATGCCGTCCTGCGGCGACGCGCGCCTGCACATTGCCACCGCTGCAGGCCTCGGCACGGATGCGGCCCGGTGGCCGTTGGCGATCATCGAGATTGACGCATGA
- the icmH gene encoding type IVB secretion system protein IcmH/DotU → MSSNGPHDDDPLRDATVVRPRGAPTPPAPAPVPATPAPAAWPGAAPARGPAPRADAAPPAAISDFLGGGLNALVQAASPLLLLAVQLRNSVSQPDATHLREQVIAQVRQFESNAQAAGVAAQTITAARYVLCSTLDESVMNTPWGQHSGWAAKTLLVVFHGESYGGEKFFIILDRLCADFSRHIDLIELMYICLTLGFGGRYQIEADGRAKLADIQEELYRRIKSQRPPAAEELAPHWKGLEDRRNPLVRYVPLWVIVAAGACLLLGAFLYFYTRLNELSSPVSAQVAQIGLRGAVPPGEGPKPAPAIARKSLKQLLAPQEQAGALTVDEKPDGSALVRLNAAAMFASGGTEVAARQIPMLHAITAALNQVPGRVIVVGHTDDQPVHSLRFKDNYALSAERARSVLQILGDGIDNAGRLESSGAGSSQPIALPADLPVNRARNRRVEILYSPED, encoded by the coding sequence ATGAGCAGCAACGGCCCCCATGACGACGATCCCCTGCGCGATGCCACGGTAGTCCGTCCGCGCGGAGCGCCGACGCCTCCCGCACCGGCACCGGTTCCGGCGACCCCGGCGCCTGCCGCATGGCCGGGCGCGGCGCCGGCGAGAGGGCCTGCGCCGCGTGCCGACGCGGCACCGCCGGCGGCGATCAGCGATTTCCTCGGTGGCGGACTGAACGCGCTGGTGCAGGCGGCGAGCCCGCTGCTGCTGCTGGCGGTGCAGCTGCGCAACAGCGTGTCGCAGCCGGATGCCACCCACTTGCGCGAGCAGGTGATTGCGCAGGTGCGCCAGTTCGAGAGCAACGCGCAGGCCGCCGGCGTTGCCGCGCAGACGATCACCGCGGCGCGCTACGTGCTGTGCTCGACGCTCGACGAATCGGTGATGAACACGCCGTGGGGTCAGCACAGCGGCTGGGCGGCGAAGACCCTGCTGGTGGTCTTCCACGGCGAGTCGTACGGCGGCGAGAAATTCTTCATCATCCTCGACCGGTTGTGCGCGGATTTTTCGCGGCACATCGACCTGATCGAACTGATGTACATCTGCCTCACGCTCGGCTTCGGCGGTCGCTACCAGATCGAGGCCGACGGCCGCGCCAAGCTGGCCGACATCCAGGAAGAACTGTACCGGCGCATCAAGTCGCAGCGGCCGCCCGCGGCGGAAGAGCTGGCGCCGCACTGGAAGGGCCTCGAAGACCGGCGCAACCCGCTGGTGCGCTACGTGCCGCTGTGGGTGATCGTGGCCGCCGGCGCCTGCCTGCTGCTCGGTGCCTTCCTGTACTTCTATACGCGGCTGAACGAGTTGTCGTCGCCGGTCAGCGCGCAGGTCGCGCAGATCGGCCTGCGCGGCGCGGTGCCGCCAGGCGAAGGGCCGAAGCCCGCGCCGGCCATCGCGCGCAAGAGCCTGAAGCAGTTGCTGGCGCCGCAGGAACAGGCCGGTGCGCTGACCGTCGACGAGAAGCCGGACGGCTCCGCGCTGGTGCGGCTCAACGCGGCCGCGATGTTCGCCTCGGGCGGCACCGAGGTCGCTGCCAGGCAGATTCCGATGCTGCATGCGATCACCGCGGCGCTGAACCAGGTGCCGGGGCGGGTGATCGTGGTCGGCCACACCGACGACCAGCCGGTGCATTCGTTGCGCTTCAAGGACAACTACGCGCTGTCGGCGGAACGCGCGCGCTCGGTGCTGCAGATTCTCGGCGACGGCATCGACAACGCCGGGCGGCTGGAATCCAGCGGCGCCGGCTCGTCGCAGCCGATCGCGTTGCCGGCCGATCTTCCGGTCAATCGCGCGCGCAACCGCCGCGTCGAAATCCTTTACAGCCCGGAGGACTGA
- a CDS encoding PP2C family serine/threonine-protein phosphatase: protein MTTRYVSAGRTVTGKVRKHNEDAILVRDEVGLWVVADGLGGHSAGDYASTMIVERLGALPRPGSAFDFIETIEDTLVQINTDLLQTAATRGVDLIGSTVVVLVSDADFMLCGWVGDSRAYCFEEGRLRQITRDHVHGGDDDVTHFGATPAPPQAGSGVLTRAVGAEESLFVDWVVAGNRPGMAFVLCSDGINKEMSDAELDDECRRNPQPQDLVASLFDLAMSRAGRDNISAVVVRIQD, encoded by the coding sequence ATGACGACTCGATACGTTTCGGCCGGACGCACGGTGACCGGGAAGGTGCGCAAGCACAACGAGGATGCCATCCTGGTGCGCGACGAGGTCGGTCTGTGGGTCGTCGCCGATGGCCTGGGTGGCCACTCGGCCGGCGACTATGCCAGCACGATGATCGTCGAGCGCCTGGGTGCCTTGCCCCGGCCGGGCAGCGCCTTCGACTTCATCGAGACGATCGAGGACACCCTGGTCCAGATCAACACCGATTTGCTGCAGACCGCCGCTACGCGCGGCGTCGACCTGATCGGCTCGACCGTGGTGGTGCTGGTATCCGACGCTGATTTCATGCTGTGCGGCTGGGTTGGCGACAGCCGAGCCTATTGCTTCGAGGAAGGCCGGCTGCGCCAGATCACGCGCGACCACGTGCATGGCGGCGATGATGACGTCACCCACTTCGGCGCCACGCCGGCACCGCCGCAAGCCGGCTCCGGCGTGCTCACGCGCGCGGTCGGCGCCGAAGAGAGTCTGTTCGTTGACTGGGTCGTCGCCGGCAACCGGCCTGGCATGGCCTTCGTGCTTTGTTCCGATGGCATCAACAAGGAAATGTCGGATGCCGAACTCGACGACGAGTGTCGCCGCAACCCGCAGCCGCAGGATCTCGTTGCCAGCCTGTTCGACCTGGCGATGAGCCGCGCCGGACGGGACAACATTTCTGCCGTCGTCGTGCGTATCCAAGACTGA
- the tssM gene encoding type VI secretion system membrane subunit TssM codes for MGKLLALFKSRLFITLVGLLLLSLLIWFGGPYLGFGESQPLASPIVRLLVIIVIVVIWAVWLQVQQMRVRGKARQMASDLSDQGAPTGGGERDERSANERAQLQGRFQEAVETLRKNRSGGTNLYALPWYVVIGPPGSGKSTLLQNSGLNFPLSNKFGKEAIRGVGGTRNCDWWFTDEAVFLDTAGRYTTQDSDRGADASAWEEFLNLLRKYRKRRPINGVIVAMSLSDLLTLDANGRQQHILAVRQRLDELAKHLRIGVPAYLVFTKCDLVAGFTEFFDDLNPELRSQVWGMSFPVGKTMDGTAAKQFLDEFNLLLDRLNTRILDRLHGERDRTRRAAILSFPQQLGALREITRQFVEGVFTGHQYGSPLLLRGAYFTSGTQEGTPIDRMMGAVARTFGLDASRLHVPGAQSRTFFVERLLKDVLFKESGFAGTDPKLERQKILLQAASYVGVLLVCALLVFGLASSYRRNGGYLTQVQAALQKYPAQSDLSLAPNQQAYFAMVLERLESLSGAVDVADQHKGDVPLSMRFGLYQGNAVGDEVRDAYFRELNGLLLPGVASQFRAGLAANAADPQMLYYYLKGYLMLGEPRHLDHDQIVALAGIEWRRLFPGDPVLQKALTKHFDALVGHEGRLRALSLDNNLVEQARNTLRTADLPTLIYGNIKLTADNGAYLPLRLDKELGLLGNVYRRKSGAALSDPLPALFTQPVFKDEVDKGIEQAVTQFAADDWVFGASKIDSLQKARLAQQVLALYEQDYIKAWDGILADLELQPIGNIQDASTIAAKLAGPNSPMKLLLKVVRDNTNDLMRAPPADAADKAEDVARQLAQKKATQTALARALAQAGAGAGASGADAAAEKPGQAISDHFEQINKLSEGGPGAAPIDQTLRVLDDLSKTLLTMGDFSSAAGQPNPQLLMAQQAATQLPAPASGWFAALTGKSQALVASGTKGALDDQYQQAVAKDCADFTRGRYPFSPSSNNDIPLQNFGEMFGYGGRFDSFYNQTVGKLIDASGRNWQWKTGPGAVSGSAGMLAQLQGADRIKQMFFRSGNMPEVDFTLLTPVLDAGIGKLVIEVDGQKYEYQPGGATNVSMKWPGPNPGRVSISAYDPAGTLLTTFDYRGDWAFFRALQAANLQKQSDLRFVASFNFGGHVAKVTIQANNLKNPFLSNALSSFRCGG; via the coding sequence GTGGGCAAGCTTCTTGCGCTGTTCAAATCCCGCCTGTTCATCACCCTCGTCGGCCTGTTGCTGCTGTCGCTGCTGATCTGGTTCGGCGGTCCCTATCTCGGCTTCGGCGAATCGCAACCGCTGGCCAGCCCGATCGTGCGATTGCTGGTGATCATCGTGATCGTGGTGATCTGGGCGGTATGGCTGCAGGTCCAGCAGATGCGCGTGCGCGGCAAGGCCAGGCAGATGGCCAGCGACCTGAGCGATCAGGGCGCACCGACCGGCGGCGGCGAGCGCGACGAACGTTCCGCCAACGAGCGCGCGCAACTGCAGGGCCGTTTCCAGGAAGCGGTCGAGACGCTGCGCAAGAACCGCAGCGGCGGCACCAACCTGTACGCGTTGCCGTGGTACGTGGTGATCGGGCCGCCGGGTTCCGGCAAGAGCACGCTGCTGCAGAACTCGGGCCTCAATTTCCCGCTGTCGAACAAGTTCGGCAAGGAAGCGATCCGCGGCGTCGGCGGCACCCGCAACTGCGACTGGTGGTTCACCGACGAGGCCGTGTTCCTCGACACCGCCGGCCGCTACACCACGCAGGATTCCGACCGCGGCGCCGATGCCTCGGCCTGGGAGGAATTCCTCAACCTGCTGCGCAAGTACCGCAAGCGCCGCCCGATCAACGGCGTGATCGTGGCGATGAGCCTGTCGGACCTGCTGACGCTGGACGCCAACGGCCGCCAGCAGCACATCCTGGCGGTTCGCCAGCGTCTGGACGAGCTGGCCAAGCACCTGCGCATCGGCGTGCCGGCCTACCTGGTGTTCACCAAGTGCGACCTGGTTGCCGGCTTCACCGAGTTCTTCGACGACCTCAACCCGGAATTGCGCAGCCAGGTCTGGGGCATGTCGTTCCCGGTCGGCAAGACCATGGACGGCACCGCCGCGAAGCAGTTCCTCGACGAATTCAACCTGCTGCTGGACCGGCTCAACACGCGCATCCTCGACCGCCTGCACGGCGAGCGCGACCGTACCCGGCGTGCGGCGATCCTGTCGTTCCCGCAGCAGCTCGGCGCCTTGCGCGAGATCACCCGGCAGTTCGTCGAAGGCGTGTTCACCGGCCACCAGTACGGCTCGCCGCTGCTGTTGCGCGGCGCCTATTTCACCTCGGGCACGCAGGAAGGCACGCCGATCGATCGCATGATGGGCGCGGTGGCGCGCACGTTCGGCCTGGATGCGTCGCGCCTGCATGTGCCCGGCGCGCAGAGCCGCACGTTCTTCGTCGAGCGCCTGCTCAAGGACGTGCTGTTCAAGGAGTCGGGTTTCGCCGGTACCGATCCGAAGCTGGAGCGCCAGAAAATCCTGCTGCAGGCGGCGTCCTACGTCGGCGTGCTGCTGGTGTGTGCGTTGCTGGTCTTCGGGCTTGCCAGCAGCTACCGGCGCAACGGCGGTTACCTGACCCAGGTGCAGGCCGCGCTGCAGAAATACCCGGCGCAGAGCGACCTGTCGCTGGCGCCGAACCAGCAGGCGTACTTCGCGATGGTGCTGGAGCGGCTGGAGTCGCTGTCCGGCGCGGTGGATGTCGCCGACCAGCACAAGGGCGACGTGCCGCTGTCGATGCGCTTCGGCCTGTATCAGGGCAACGCGGTCGGCGACGAGGTGCGCGACGCGTACTTCCGCGAACTCAACGGCCTGCTGCTGCCGGGCGTGGCGTCGCAGTTCCGCGCGGGTCTGGCGGCGAACGCCGCGGACCCGCAGATGCTGTACTACTACCTCAAGGGCTACCTGATGCTGGGCGAGCCCAGGCATCTCGACCACGACCAGATCGTGGCCCTGGCCGGCATCGAGTGGCGCCGCCTGTTCCCCGGCGATCCGGTCCTGCAGAAGGCGCTGACCAAGCACTTCGACGCCCTGGTCGGGCATGAGGGGCGCCTGCGCGCGCTGAGCCTGGACAACAACCTGGTGGAGCAGGCGCGAAATACGCTGCGTACCGCGGATCTGCCGACCCTGATCTACGGCAACATCAAGCTGACCGCGGACAACGGCGCCTACCTGCCGTTGCGGCTGGACAAGGAACTGGGCCTGCTCGGCAACGTGTACCGGCGCAAGAGCGGTGCAGCGCTGTCCGATCCGCTGCCGGCCCTGTTCACCCAGCCGGTATTCAAGGACGAAGTCGACAAGGGCATCGAGCAGGCGGTGACGCAGTTCGCCGCGGACGACTGGGTGTTCGGCGCCAGCAAGATCGACTCGCTGCAGAAGGCGCGTCTGGCGCAGCAGGTGCTGGCGCTGTACGAGCAGGATTACATCAAGGCCTGGGACGGCATCCTGGCCGACCTGGAACTGCAGCCGATCGGCAACATCCAGGATGCCAGCACGATCGCGGCCAAGCTGGCCGGGCCCAATTCGCCGATGAAGCTGTTGCTGAAGGTGGTGCGCGACAACACCAACGACCTGATGCGCGCGCCGCCCGCCGATGCCGCGGACAAGGCCGAGGACGTGGCCAGGCAGCTGGCGCAGAAGAAGGCCACGCAGACCGCGCTGGCCCGCGCGCTGGCCCAGGCCGGCGCCGGCGCCGGTGCGTCGGGTGCGGATGCGGCGGCCGAGAAGCCGGGGCAGGCGATCAGCGACCACTTCGAGCAGATCAACAAGCTCAGCGAGGGCGGCCCGGGCGCGGCGCCGATCGACCAGACCTTGCGGGTGCTCGACGATCTCAGCAAGACCCTGCTGACCATGGGCGATTTCAGTTCCGCCGCGGGGCAGCCGAATCCGCAACTGCTGATGGCGCAGCAGGCGGCCACGCAGTTGCCGGCGCCGGCCTCCGGCTGGTTCGCCGCGCTGACCGGCAAGAGCCAGGCGCTGGTGGCCAGCGGCACCAAGGGGGCGCTGGACGATCAGTACCAGCAGGCGGTCGCGAAGGATTGCGCCGACTTCACCCGCGGCCGCTACCCGTTCTCGCCGTCCAGCAACAACGACATCCCGCTGCAGAACTTCGGCGAGATGTTCGGCTACGGCGGCCGCTTCGACAGCTTTTACAACCAGACGGTCGGCAAGCTGATCGATGCCAGCGGCCGCAACTGGCAATGGAAGACCGGGCCCGGCGCGGTCAGCGGCTCGGCCGGCATGCTGGCGCAGCTGCAGGGTGCCGACCGGATCAAGCAGATGTTCTTCCGCAGCGGCAACATGCCCGAGGTCGATTTCACCTTGCTCACGCCGGTGCTCGACGCCGGCATCGGCAAGCTGGTGATCGAAGTCGACGGCCAGAAGTATGAGTACCAGCCGGGTGGCGCGACCAACGTCAGCATGAAATGGCCGGGGCCGAACCCGGGGCGCGTCTCGATCTCCGCCTACGATCCGGCCGGCACGCTGCTGACGACATTCGACTACCGCGGCGACTGGGCGTTCTTCCGCGCGCTGCAGGCGGCGAACCTGCAGAAGCAGTCCGACCTGCGCTTCGTGGCCAGTTTCAACTTCGGCGGCCACGTGGCGAAGGTGACGATCCAGGCCAATAACCTGAAGAACCCGTTCCTGAGCAACGCCTTGTCCAGTTTCCGGTGCGGGGGATAA
- the tssK gene encoding type VI secretion system baseplate subunit TssK, whose protein sequence is MTDNNKVVWSEGLFLRPQHLQQQERYLERFVELRAGSLRPYTWGFSELELEADLLAIGKLGIKRARGVFPDGTPFAMPGDDPLPLALEVDGNWRDQTVFLTLPLRSPAQPDSGRPEAPAEKLFRFRVRETEVRDASGSVDGLTALEVGGLNSRLLPQSQPLEGLAQIPLARIVECRSDRRVILEDAFMPTALSCHAVPRLTTFLTELLGLLHQRGEALASRVAVTDRGGAAEIADFLLLQVVNRYQPLIAHLAAAPILHPEDFYRVLTEMAGELSTFTAPGKRPPAFPPYRHEALYESFEPLIVALRGSLSAVMEQTAIPIPLQQRKFGVWVAVVPDLSLIDTAAFVLAAKADLKSEDLRRQLPAQSKIGPVEKIRDLVNLQLPGIPVSPMPVAPRQIPYNSGYLYFEFDKNSPMWRALKTSGGIAFHFGGEFAGLDLQLWAIRG, encoded by the coding sequence ATGACGGATAACAACAAAGTCGTCTGGAGCGAGGGACTTTTCCTTCGGCCCCAGCACCTGCAGCAGCAGGAGCGTTACCTCGAGCGTTTCGTGGAACTGCGCGCCGGCAGCCTGCGGCCCTACACCTGGGGCTTTTCCGAGCTGGAGCTGGAAGCCGACCTCTTGGCGATCGGCAAGCTGGGCATCAAACGCGCGCGCGGCGTGTTCCCCGACGGCACGCCGTTCGCGATGCCGGGCGATGATCCGTTGCCGCTGGCGCTGGAGGTCGATGGCAACTGGCGCGACCAGACCGTCTTCCTGACCCTGCCGTTGCGCTCGCCGGCACAGCCGGACAGTGGCCGGCCCGAAGCACCGGCCGAGAAACTGTTCCGCTTCCGCGTGCGCGAAACCGAGGTGCGGGACGCGTCCGGCAGCGTCGACGGGTTGACCGCGCTGGAAGTGGGCGGCCTCAACAGCCGCCTGCTGCCGCAGTCGCAGCCGCTGGAGGGACTGGCGCAGATCCCGCTGGCGCGGATCGTCGAGTGCCGTTCCGACCGGCGCGTGATCCTCGAAGACGCCTTCATGCCGACGGCGCTCAGTTGCCATGCCGTACCGCGGCTGACGACCTTCCTCACCGAACTGCTCGGCCTGCTGCACCAGCGTGGCGAAGCGCTGGCCAGCCGGGTGGCGGTGACCGACCGCGGCGGCGCCGCCGAGATCGCCGACTTCCTGTTGCTGCAGGTGGTGAACCGCTACCAGCCGCTGATCGCGCATCTGGCCGCGGCGCCGATCCTGCACCCGGAAGACTTCTACCGGGTGCTGACGGAGATGGCCGGCGAGCTGTCCACGTTCACCGCGCCCGGCAAGCGGCCGCCGGCGTTCCCGCCGTACCGGCACGAGGCGTTGTACGAAAGCTTCGAACCGCTGATCGTCGCGCTGCGCGGCAGCCTCAGCGCGGTGATGGAGCAGACCGCCATCCCGATCCCGCTGCAGCAGCGCAAGTTCGGCGTGTGGGTCGCGGTGGTGCCGGACCTCAGCCTGATCGACACCGCCGCGTTCGTGCTCGCGGCCAAGGCCGACCTGAAGTCCGAGGACCTGCGCCGGCAGTTGCCCGCGCAATCGAAGATCGGCCCGGTCGAGAAGATCCGCGACCTGGTGAACCTGCAGCTGCCCGGCATTCCGGTGTCGCCGATGCCGGTGGCGCCGCGGCAGATTCCGTACAACTCCGGCTATCTGTATTTCGAGTTCGACAAGAATTCGCCGATGTGGCGGGCCTTGAAGACGTCGGGCGGCATTGCCTTCCATTTCGGTGGCGAGTTCGCCGGTCTCGACCTGCAACTGTGGGCGATCAGAGGTTGA